One window of the Trifolium pratense cultivar HEN17-A07 linkage group LG2, ARS_RC_1.1, whole genome shotgun sequence genome contains the following:
- the LOC123910858 gene encoding pentatricopeptide repeat-containing protein At4g21190-like — protein MLALTNSPLLIAKSYEEIKIKSTRSIFLVCAAAKGPRPRYPRVWKTNKKIGTISKAAKLVQSIKELSNVKEEVYGALDTYVAWELEFPLITVKKVLKTLEYEKEWKRIIQVTKWMLSKGQGKTMGSYFTLLNALAEDDRLDEAEELWTKLLMQYTASLPRRFFDKMISIYRKRSMHDKMFEVFADMEELTVKPSISVVSMVGDVFKELGMMDKYERLHKKYPPPRWEYRYIKGKRVKIKAQIQSNDVDKYIRKNDNFEPNSGLREDDSSEETSELTDDEQFEQDADVTRMEPEQIFDESSESTEPSLDI, from the exons ATGCTTGCACTCACTAATTCGCCTCTACTTATAGCTAAATCAtatgaagaaattaaaataaaaagtacacGAAGCATTTTTCTG GTATGTGCTGCTGCAAAAGGTCCAAGACCAAGATATCCACGAGTTTGGaagactaataaaaaaattggtaccaTTTCTAAAGCTGCTAAGCTTGTTCAATCT ATTAAGGAACTTTCAAATGTGAAAGAGGAAGTTTACGGAGCTCTTGATACCTATGTCGCTTGGGAACTAGAATTTCCTTTAATTACGGTGAAAAAGGTACTCAAAACTCTAGAATATGAGAAAGAGTGGAAGCGGATAATACAG GTAACAAAATGGATGTTAAGCAAGGGTCAAGGAAAGACAATGGGAAGCTATTTCACATTACTTAATGCTTTAGCAGAGGATGATCGACTAGATGAAGCAGAAGAGCTTTGGACAAAGTTATTAATGCAGTACACGGCAAGCTTGCCTCGTAGATTCTTCGATAAAATGATATCTATCTACCGCAAAAGAAGCATGCATGACAAGATGTTTGAG GTATTTGCAGACATGGAGGAGCTTACTGTTAAACCTAGTATATCTGTTGTCTCAATGGTTGGCGATGTCTTCAAGGAGCTAGGTATGATGGACAAATACGAGAGGTTACATAAAAAATATCCACCACCCCGATGGGAATATAGATACATCAAAGGAAAGCGTGTAAAAATCAAGGCGCAAATTCAGTCTAATGATGTCGACAAATACATAAGAAAGAATGACAATTTTGAACCAAATTCAGGCTTAAGAGAGGATGATAGTTCAGAAGAGACTTCAGAGTTAACTGATGATGAACAGTTCGAACAAGATGCTGATGTAACACGCATGGAACCTGAACAGATTTTTGACGAGTCATCTGAGAGCACAGAACCAAGTTTAGATATATAA